Proteins from a single region of Salvelinus sp. IW2-2015 linkage group LG4p, ASM291031v2, whole genome shotgun sequence:
- the LOC111960574 gene encoding uncharacterized protein has product MMXLIMAXFLSAALLLLVPGILTEKSSIELVVVNSISNTPNQTYSTDVAFRGVLIGAMRRLQGTSAGFNFTYTEDRNYGPFLVSVNGVAGNNTENTFWELLVQTGGNGTTIRPDVGIGCYIPEPNDRIILRFTVFNSGSHSVSGNSSNPGNLTAGNTSRLDSIELVVVNNISNTTNKTYSTDIAFRGVLIGAMRRLQINSGFNFTYTEDPNYGPFLVSVNGVAGNLTEKTFWELLVQTGGNGTTIRPDVGIGCYIPKQNDRIILNFTMFTTNSASGSGTNPGVLLFLVCLFFVF; this is encoded by the exons ATGATGRGTTTAATCATGGCATYTTTTCTCTCYGCAGCTCTGCTGTTGCTGGTTCCCGGGATCCTGACTGAAA AGTCTTCCATTGAGTTGGTGGTGGTCAACAGCATCTCAAACACACCCAATCAGACCTACAGTACTGATGTCGCATTCAGAGGAGTCCTTATCGGTGCCATGAGGAGGCTGCAGGGGACCAGTGCAGGATTCAA TTTCACCTACACAGAGGACCGCAACTATGGTCCCTTCCTGGTGAGTGTGAATGGTGTAGCCGGGAACAATACTGAAAACACTTTCTGGGAGCTCCTTGTTCAGACTGGGGGGAATGGGACCACGATCAGACCTGATGTGG GTATTGGCTGTTACATCCCTGAACCAAATGACCGCATCATCCTAAGATTTACTGTGTTCAACTCGGGCTCGCACTCCGTGAGTGGCAACAGTTCGAATCCTGGGAACCTGACAGCAGGAA acactTCCAGACTAGATTCCATTGAGCTGGTGGTAGTCAACAACATCTCAAACACAACCAACAAGACCTACAGTACTGACATTGCATTCAGAGGGGTCCTTATCGGTGCCATGAGGAGACTGCAGATCAATTCAGGATTCAA TTTCACCTATACAGAGGACCCCAACTATGGCCCCTTCCTGGTGAGTGTGAATGGTGTGGCTGGGAACCTTACTGAGAAAACCTTCTGGGAGCTCCTGGTTCAGACTGGGGGGAATGGGACCACAATCAGACCTGATGTGG GTATTGGCTGCTACATCCCAAAACAAAATGACCGCATCATCCTGAATTTTACAATGTTCACCACAAACTCCGCGAGTGGCAGTGGTACGAATcctggtgtgttgttgtttttggtgtgtttgttttttgttttctga